The Prunus persica cultivar Lovell chromosome G7, Prunus_persica_NCBIv2, whole genome shotgun sequence genome has a segment encoding these proteins:
- the LOC18770615 gene encoding kinesin-like protein KIN-7K, chloroplastic: protein MASKHGPRSKKFGSRAANSPASSTTSSSKQYLETSIEGQSSPASSSARSKPQYLYSESVPQDVDRSKENVTVTVRFRPLSPREIRQGEEIAWYADGDTIVRNEHNPSIAYAYDRVFGPTTTTRHVYDVAAQHVISGAMEGVNGTIFAYGVTSSGKTHTMHGDQRSPGIIPLAVKDAFSIIQETPNREFLLRVSYLEIYNEVVNDLLNPAGQNLRIREDAQGTFVEGTKEEVVLSPAHALSLIAAGEEHRHVGSTNFNLLSSRSHTIFTLTIESSPCGENSEGEAVSLSQLNLIDLAGSESSKAETTGVRRKEGSYINKSLLTLGTVISKLTDARATHIPYRDSKLTRLLQSSLSGHGRVSLICNVTPSSSSSEETHNTLKFAHRAKHIEIQAAQNKIIDEKSLIKKYQNEIRSLKEELEQLKRGIVTIPQLKDAGEDDILLLKQKLEDGKFKLQSRLEQEEEAKGALLGRIQRLTKLILVSTKATQSSRFPHRPGHRRRHSFGEEELAYLPYKRRDLILDDESIDLFVPPLEGSTETTEDTLKGEKKTRKHGLLNWLKLRKRDSGAGTLTSTSDRSSGIKSTSTPSTPQAESGNFHPESRLSHSLLTESSPSADLLSEAREDREVGQENFLGQETPLTTTKSIDQIDLLREQQKILSGEVALHSSALKRLSEEAAKNPHKDGINMEMRKLKDEIKAKNGQIALLEKKIAESFIVSPNKLDQLEISQSFAEVMAQLNEKSFELEVKAADNRIIQEQLEQKVCECKGLQETVASLKQQLSEALESRNLSPIVSSQTDSKKLHEELYTEKEHAVVNDTNEIFLLQKQVEELQQKVAELTKSKEHLEVRNQKLVEESSYAKGLASAAAVELKALSEEVAKLMNHNEKLTAEVAASKNSPTQRRSSSTGRNGRRESHAKQDQGAFVSEMKRELAVSKEREHSYEAALMEKDKREAELQRRVEESKQREAYLENELANMWVLVAKLKKSQGTETDSSESTKETRRSDGFGGW, encoded by the exons ATGGCATCAAAACATGGACCAAGGTCAAAAAAATTCGGTTCAAGAGCTGCTAATTCTCCTGCATCTTCGACTACATCGTCTTCAAAACAATATTTGGAAACATCTATTGAAGGTCAGAGCTCTCCTGCATCTTCTTCAGCTCGAAGTAAGCCACAGTACTTGTACTCAGAAAGTGTACCGCAAGATGTGGACAGatcaaaagaaaatgtcaCAGTGACGGTCCGCTTTCGTCCACTCAG CCCGAGGGAAATTCGccaaggagaagaaattgcaTGGTATGCAGATGGAGACACTATTGTGCGGAATGAGCATAATCCATCAATAGCTTATGCATACG ATAGGGTGTTTGGCCCTACCACCACAACACGCCATGTCTATGATGTTGCTGCTCAGCATGTTATTAGTGGTGCTATGGAAGGTGTCAATG GTACAATTTTTGCATATGGGGTGACCAGCAGCGGGAAGACTCACACTATGCAT GGTGATCAGAGGTCGCCTGGAATTATACCACTGGCTGTGAAGGATGCTTTTAGCATCATCCAGGAG ACTCCAAATCGAGAGTTTCTTCTTCGCGTGTCATACTTGGAGATTTATAATGAG GTTGTTAATGACTTGTTGAATCCAGCAGGACAGAATTTACGAATTAGAGAGGATGCCCAG GGCACCTTTGTTGAAGGAACAAAGGAAGAAGTTGTACTATCCCCAGCTCACGCCCTTTCACTTATAGCAGCTGGAGAAG AGCACAGGCATGTTGGATCGACAAATTTCAATTTACTCAGTAGCCGGAGCCACACGATATTTACACTG ACAATAGAGAGTAGCCCATGTGGGGAAAATAGTGAAGGCGAAGCTGTAAGTCTGTCACAATTG AACCTCATCGATCTGGCAGGTTCTGAAAGCTCAAAAGCTGAAACTACTGGTGTCAGGCGAAAAGAAGGATcctatataaataaaagtctGCTAACTCTAGGAACT GTTATATCAAAGTTGACAGATGCGAGGGCTACTCATATACCATACCGGGATTCTAAATTAACCAGACTTCTTCAATCTTCGCTAAGTGGTCATGGCCGTGTATCT CTCATCTGCAATGTTACTCCTTCATCAAGCAGTTCAGAAGAGACACATAATACGTTAAAATTTGCACACCGAGCAAAACACATTGAAATTCAAGCAGCACAAAACAAG ATTATTGATGAGAAGTCACTTATTAAGAAATATCAAAATGAGATACGTAGTTTGAAGGAAGAGTTAGAACAGTTGAAGAGGGGTATCGTTACAATTCCTCAACTAAAAGATGCTGGGGAAGATGATATTCTGCTCCTTAAACAAAAG TTAGAAGATGGTAAATTCAAACTGCAATCAAGACtggaacaagaagaagaagccaaagGTGCTTTATTGGGAAGAATCCAAAGGCTGACAAAGTTGATTTTGGTCTCAACAAAAGCAACACAATCATCAAGGTTTCCTCATCGACCTGGTCATAGAAGAAGACATTCCTTTGGTGAAGAGGAG CTTGCATACCTGCCATACAAAAGGCGGGACTTGATTTTAGATGATGAAAGCATTGACTTATTTGTTCCTCCTCTTGAGGGGAGTACTGAAACTACTGAAGATACACTGAAGGGGGAGAAGAAGACTCGGAAGCATGGACTGTTAAACTGGTTAAAGCTACGG AAACGTGATAGTGGTGCGGGGACCTTGACAAGCACCAGCGATAGATCCAGTGGAATAAAATCTACTAGTACACCGTCAACACCTCAAGCAGAAAGTGGTAATTTTCATCCAGAATCCAGACTTTCACATTCTCTACTGACAGAGAGTTCTCCATCTGCTGATCTTTTGTCTGAGGCTAGAGAGGATAGAGAAGTTGGTCAGGAAAATTTCCTGGGACAAGAGACACCTCTG ACTACCACGAAATCAATTGATCAGATTGATCTTTTAAGGGAGCAGCAAAAAATCTTGTCTGGTGAGGTAGCACTCCATTCAAGTGCTCTGAAGCGGTTGTCTGAGGAGGCAGCAAAAAACCCCCACAAGGATGGAATTAAT ATGGAGATGCGAAAGTTAAAAGATGAAATCAAGGCGAAGAATGGACAAATAGCTttgctggaaaagaaaattgcgGAGTCCTTCATTGTTTCACCCAACAAACTGGATCAACTGGAAATATCCCAA TCTTTTGCTGAAGTGATGGCACAATTGAATGAGAAGTCCTTCGAACTTGAG GTTAAAGCTGCTGATAATCGTATAATCCAAGAGCAGCTGGAACAAAAG GTCTGTGAATGCAAAGGGTTGCAGGAAACAGTTGCCTCATTGAAGCAGCAGCTCTCTGAGGCACTAGAGTCTAGAAATTTGAGCCCAATAGTCAGTTCTCAAACtgattcaaaaaaattgcatGAGGAACTTTACACAGAGAAAGAACATGCAGTGGTGAATGacacaaatgaaattttcCTTCTACAGAAGCAG GTTGAAGAACTGCAGCAGAAGGTGGCTGAACTGACCAAGTCAAAAGAACATTTAGAAGTTCGGAACCAGAAACTGGTGGAGGAGAGTTCGTATGCCAAAGGTCTAGCCTCAGCTGCTGCTGTTGAGCTCAAGGCATTATCAGAAGAAGTTGCCAAACTCATGAACCATAACGAGAAACTAACTGCTGAGGTGGCCGCATCTAAGAACTCTCCCACCCAGCGTCGAAGTAGTAGCACAGGCCGAAATGGTCGGAGAGAGAGTCACGCCAAACAGGACCAAGGTGCGTTTGTCTCAGAAATGAAGAGAGAACTGGCAGTGAGTAAGGAGAGAGAGCATTCATACGAGGCTGCTCTTATGGAGAAGGATAAAAGAGAGGCTGAGCTTCAAAGAAGGGTTGAGGAATCCAAACAAAGGGAAGCCTACTTAGAAAATGAACTTGCCAACATGTGGGTTCTTGTGGCCAAGTTAAAAAAATCCCAAGGAACCGAAACTGATTCTTCGGAATCAACAAAAGAGACTCGACGATCTGATGGTTTTGGAGGATGGTGA